The following proteins are co-located in the Camelina sativa cultivar DH55 chromosome 12, Cs, whole genome shotgun sequence genome:
- the LOC104730808 gene encoding plant intracellular Ras-group-related LRR protein 8-like, with protein sequence MMGYEQMNQMTMTTTAMMKNYNKRGLNNNTPQKKIMTRRSVSAIDGGAAAAAAEKGDRRQSLKTLDLSGMSLASLSASSINLASISKLDLSNNNIQKIPESLVARMLNLSALDLHSNQLKTLPNSIGCLSKLKFLNVSGNYLQFLPKTIEDCRSLEELNANFNELTRLPDAIGFELTNLTKLSVNSNKIIQLPQSVSHLTSLRVLDARLNRLGSLPEDLENLVNLQVLNVSQNFQYLTTLPYSVGLLISLVELDVSYNGITVLPHSLGCLRRIQKLSVQGNPLISPPFEVVEQGLEVLKQYMSEKMTESYKKTPTKKKSWGIGKLVKYGLSPSPGRRTGRGDERQGFINVSDYRQIDGIASPRHMSLFNPRRLLSPLSAYFSPPRY encoded by the exons ATGATGGGTTACGAGCAGATGAATCAGATGACAATGACGACGACGGCGATGATGAAGAATTACAATAAGAGGGGACTAAACAATAATACtccacaaaagaaaattatgacGAGGAGAAGTGTGTCGGCCATTGACGGTGGTGCAGCTGCTGCGGCGGCTGAAAAAGGAGATCGCCGTCAGAGTCTCAAGACTCTGGATCTTAGCGGCATGTCCTTGGCATCTCTCTCTGCCTCTTCTATCAACTTAGCTTCAATCTCCAAACTCGATCTTTCCAACAACAATATTCAG AAAATTCCGGAATCTCTAGTAGCAAGAATGTTAAATTTGTCAGCATTAGATTTGCACTCCAATCAGCTCAAAACTCTTCCAAACTCCATCGGATGTCTTTCTAAGCTTAAGTTTCTTAATGTCTCCGGAAATTATCTCCAGTTTCTCCCCAAAACTATCGAAGATTGTCG ATCGCTGGAAGAGCTGAACGCCAACTTCAACGAGCTTACAAGGCTCCCAGACGCGATAGGTTTCGAGCTAACCAATCTGACCAAGCTCTCCGTCAACTCGAACAAGATCATCCAGTTACCACAATCCGTTAGCCACTTGACGTCGCTGCGTGTGCTTGACGCACGGCTAAACCGACTTGGTTCTCTCCCTGAGGATCTAGAGAACCTCGTGAACCTTCAGGTCCTTAACGTCAGCCAGAACTTCCAGTACTTGACGACATTGCCTTACTCCGTCGGGTTGTTGATATCTCTCGTGGAGCTTGACGTCAGTTACAATGGAATTACGGTTTTACCACACTCCCTCGGCTGTCTCCGCCGCATTCAGAAGCTCTCCGTCCAGGGCAATCCCCTCATATCCCCACCTTTTGAAGTG GTGGAACAAGGATTGGAAGTATTGAAGCAGTACATGAGCGAGAAGATGACGGAGTCTTATAAGAAAACtccgaccaaaaaaaagtcGTGGGGAATTGGTAAGCTCGTCAAGTACGGCTTGAGCCCTTCTCCGGGGAGGAGAACTGGCCGTGGAGACGAGAGGCAAGGCTTCATCAACGTCTCTGATTACCGTCAAATAGACGGAATCGCCTCCCCGCGACACATGTCCCTCTTCAACCCGCGACGCCTCTTGTCTCCACTCTCCGCGTATTTCTCTCCTCCAAGGTATTAG
- the LOC104730806 gene encoding 60S ribosomal protein L18a-like protein, whose translation MGETVKESGDASSELVKSIGDNKHASLVRPAAKYYSALKDAMVCGKGRYTLVKDVDEVESGAYYDKPLPCFGCGIGWFSFLLGFLFPLLWYYATFLYFGNYYRKDPRERAGLAASAITAMGFSLLLLVILVFRWF comes from the exons ATGGGGGAAA CTGTTAAAGAGAGTGGAGATGCCAGTTCAGAGCTGGTAAAATCCATTGGTGATAATAAGCATGCCAGTCTCGTCAGACCAGCTGCCAAATATTACTCTGCTCTTAAAG ATGCTATGGTTTGTGGGAAAGGAAGATATACACTTGTAAAAGATGTGGACGAGGTAGAAAGTGGAGCTTATTATGACAAACCTCTTCCATGCTTTGGTTGTGGCATCGGATGGTTCTC CTTTCTCCTGGGGTTTTTGTTCCCTCTATTGTGGTACTATGCGACATTTCTCTATTTCGGAAACTACTACCGCAAGGATCCTAGAGAAAGAGCTGGCCTTGCTGCTTCCGCAATCACT GCGATGGGATTCTCCCTCTTGCTACTGGTGATTCTTGTTTTCAGGTGGTTCTAG